From Desulfonatronum sp. SC1:
ATGAGTAAGGAGGTGACGTTTTTCGCGACATTTCTGTAACCCAACCGTATTTCTTTTCGGTTTTTTCCGTGACACCACGGGCGTCGTGCCCTGCACCACTTACTAAGTTTTTTAGCAAAAGGAGTTGAAGTTATGCGTAAACATGTTCTGAAGCCGCTGTTTTCCCTCTTGGCCCTCCTGGGCCTGTTGGCCCTCTGCCTAGGCGTGTCGACGACCGCCGTCGCCCAAACCGAACGGAACGTCCCAAAGGCGGAGAATTTTCTCTTTTTCATCGACCACTCCGGATCCATGGCCATGAGTGCCCCTTCCGAGTCCCAAAGCTCCCTGGCCGCCCGCCACGATCCGAACAAGCAGGAAAAAATCGAGGTGGCCAAGGAAGTCCTGAAGGCCGTTAATAATGATATTCCCGCCATCGCCTTCAACGCCAGCCTGTACACATACGGACCGTTCCAAGAGTACATCGCCCCTTCCCCGTACTCCAAGGATCGCCTGAATCAGGGCATCGACGACCTGCAGACCCAATACGACATCTTCGGTCGCCTGACCCCCATGGGCCTAGGCCTGAAGTCCCTTGACGCCGTGGTCGGCGGTCTGTCCAACCGACGCGCCGTGATCCTGGTCACGGACGGCGAGTCCAACATCGGCCCCAAGCCGCTGCCGGTGGTACATGACATGTACGCAAAATACGGCGACAATATCTGCTTCCACGTGATCAGCTTCGCCCAGACCGCGGCTGAAAAGGCCCTGGTGGAACAGATCGCCGCCATCAACCCCTGCACGGTCACCGCGGACCTCATGGACCTGCTGGACGACGGCAAGCGCGCCGACTTCGTGCGCAAGGTGTTCTACGACGTGGAAGTCATCCCCGCCGCTCCGGTGGCCGCGCCCCCAGCCCCGGTTGAAGAAGTCATCGTCTTCCGCAACGTCAACTTTGACTTCGACAAGTTCAACATCAAGCCTGAATTCGCGCCCCTGCTCAAGGAAGCCGCTGAAATCATCAAGGCTCGCCCAGGCAAGCGGGTGGTCGTTGACGGCCACACCTGCAACATCGGCCCAGCCACCTACAACATGGGCCTTTCCGAGCGCCGCGCCTCCTCGGTCCGCAACTTCCTGGTCAACGAAGGCGTTCCCGCGGATCGCATCACGACTCAGGGCTTCGGTTTGACCCAGCCCCGTTTCGACAACAACACCCGCGAAGGACGCTCCCTGAACCGTCGCGTGGAAATTCGCTTCGAATAACACCTCTCCAGTTCTGCTTCTCCCCCTCCCCGTCCGGGGAGGGGGCCTTCAACCCCTCACGAGACACCTATGCGACACCTTCGCATGCTCCTGTTGCTGGCTGTTCTGCTTCCGGCGGCCTCTCTACCGGCGGCCGCCTCGGGATTCGACGC
This genomic window contains:
- a CDS encoding OmpA family protein, yielding MRKHVLKPLFSLLALLGLLALCLGVSTTAVAQTERNVPKAENFLFFIDHSGSMAMSAPSESQSSLAARHDPNKQEKIEVAKEVLKAVNNDIPAIAFNASLYTYGPFQEYIAPSPYSKDRLNQGIDDLQTQYDIFGRLTPMGLGLKSLDAVVGGLSNRRAVILVTDGESNIGPKPLPVVHDMYAKYGDNICFHVISFAQTAAEKALVEQIAAINPCTVTADLMDLLDDGKRADFVRKVFYDVEVIPAAPVAAPPAPVEEVIVFRNVNFDFDKFNIKPEFAPLLKEAAEIIKARPGKRVVVDGHTCNIGPATYNMGLSERRASSVRNFLVNEGVPADRITTQGFGLTQPRFDNNTREGRSLNRRVEIRFE